Sequence from the Fragaria vesca subsp. vesca linkage group LG4, FraVesHawaii_1.0, whole genome shotgun sequence genome:
GGTATTATTGTCATACAAAATATGTCATAGTGGTCCATATTTTGTTAGTGGGAATATATCCTACGACTCTATAGGATTGATGGGAATATTGAAATCTTATTTTGTTGATGGGAAAAAAATCTCTAAAATTAGGGGTAGTGAGCATTTTCCCTTTGAATTATTCAAAGATAATAGAAAGACAAATTTAAATCTGCAAAATATTCATTTCATACAACTTAAATAAGTCCTTTTCATACCCAGACAAGAGAAGACCAACATACTTGTTGAGATCAACATGTCGAGTCTTCTCAGGCATATATGAAGTCTAAAAAGTCGTCCACATCCAGAATGTCTAAATGTCTGACCGCTCTATTTCACATGATAGCAAAGCTGGGGTTGTTGTCCTACGTCTATGAGTTAAAAAGTTAAAAGCATCAGCCATATCCAGCAGCAGGACCTTAGCAGAAGAACATGGAGCCCTGGACCTTGTCATGAAGCCTAGGGAGCTCTGGAACTGGGATGCTCTCTGATGTTGTGACACTACCTTTGGCTGATGAAGTTTCTGAGAGATCTTCAAACTTCATAAACTGCCCCACTTGTGCTGCAGCAAGGTGCGCATAGCATATGGGTGCCACTGGAAAAAACATGGTTGTAAGAATTAGCAAGATGGAAAAGTCATGCTCCATACCAAGATTTTAAGGCAATAGAAGATTGAGAGCACAAGCGTGTCTCACTTACCAATGGATATTGCTGTACAGCTCCTTTGGTACCTGAAATGTGTTACAAGAAAATATTTGGATGAGTTCAATTGACAGGTAATTCAAGATGAGTAACATGGAAAGTGATCGGAAGTGAAAAACTTACACATAAGAAAGGGAGTGAATCAGATTCTGCAAGTCATCAGGGGAAAAGCCAATCTCATCAAGCAAGACATGATAGTGCGCTGGCCTTGAAGTCCCCTGGTTATAGGAAGCAAAGCAAAAGAAAAGGATGAATAAGGAACAGTACACAATTCTGCTGCAGTGGCATAGTACTAGTAAATAAATTTCAGGAGTAACAAATTTTCCAACCAACATTTGTCCCATCAGTGTCTTTTTTGAAAAATTATTTTTAGTAAGAGTTACACACTACTGCACAGTCAGAATTCTGCCAGAGGTATTATAATTATTTTTTAACATGGGTTGGGGAAAGACGGACTTACAATCATGCCAGCCTGAGAACACATGTAGAAATCATAGATCCTTGGATGCACGATTTTTGTGTCAACAACTGTCCCTGGAAGAAGATGAAAGAGAGAGATCAAACGAACTGGATAAATGATATAAATAACTGGAACAAAAACTAGAAAGCAGCATACCTGGTGGAACATTATCGGGGCTATTAGATTGGAATAGCTTTGTGTGATGATTCTTCTGAGCTATAATGAGAGTGAACTTTGGAACATTTTCCTCCCCAAGGTGCTGGTAAGCCTGAAATAATAACAATTGATTATCTCAGTGTTAGGAAGCACACAAGCAAAGCCACAGTGCATCAAATACTGTATATTAAGAGAATTAATATAGTTATTGTCTCCTTTAGAGGGTAGAAAAACTTTACTTGGTTCATGTGAAATTAAGTGGTGACATTACAGAGAAACATTGACACATTTGTCCTTCAAAACAATGATTACTTTTTTTTCTGAATAATCAAATCAATGATTACAATCAAGCATTTTTGACACATTGAGTTGCAGACAAACCTTTACAATTTGATCCAGCTCGATGTTCAAAACTTGATTAAACTGTGATTCACTGACTCCATCCCTATAATAAGGCAATTAAACAAGGTTTTAAAAACTACCAGCAAGAATATAAGGACCAAATGATGCAGTGATGCAAAAACAAATAATTCCTTATAACTGTTTACACTTTCTGCTTGGATAAGTTGGCTGAGAGGAATAAGAAAACCTAAGCAAATAGTAATTGATAATTAGAATAAAGAATCTATATACAAAAATAATACATCCAACTGACGATAGTTCCTGTTAAAGTAAAATGGATTGGATAAAACAGCATGGATACACATCCTTTTGTAAAAAGATAAATGAAAATGGCTACAATTTTGTAACAGATCAAAGGCCACCCTATTTCTTTCTCCAGAACCATTTGCTGGAAATGACATAGTAATTATACACGTACCGTACATGATTAAAAAAAATTATAAACTTACAATTTACACTATAAAATGAATTAACCTCCATTCAAAAAAAAAAATGAATCAACTTTACTGCAGTACACTCTTACCACTTTGCCATTCCATAACTACTCTTACCCAGACAAAAAAATTCCAGAAATAATTCTATAATAGCGCCAGTTCATAGTCCTAGAAAATTCTATATTAAAGCAGTTCAAAAGAGTTATTAGAGTGATTTAGTATTTAACATGAAAGGTACTGTTAGATTATTATTATTATGCCTAAATTTGGGTTTCCCTTTGAAGGATGCCACTAATTATGAATCAAAACATGATGATAAGACAATCTTGTATACCTGAAAACAATAATCTGAGTTGGTTTGCGTCCTTGGCTTGTCTTATAGAAGTCCAGAAGAAGTTCCCTGCAGCACACAGAAGTTACCACATCAAGCATAATATTGGAATTAATCAAATTAATAGAGTTTGTTAATTACACAACCACTTGCAAAAGATTTGGGAGACTTTTGAAAGATAACAGAGATTGAAAACATACATTGTATGCCTAAACCTGATATGTACTGCTACAGATACTAAAGTTTCAATACCTGATAATACCATCATCATCTCCATTTGGAAGTGGCTTGTATAGACCATCAATCATCTCCACCTTAGGAGATTGTGTTCTAACAGCTGCTCTGTACCTTGATATAAGAGGCCAATTACGAGAGCCAACAACCTGAAGCCTCCAACAGAACATCAATATTAATACCATGCACCAATTGGTAGATAAGCATATACGGGAAAAAAAATTAACAAGAAAAAAATAGAAGTAGAATCATAAGTACCGCAGCAACTGAAGGAACATCTGATCGTCCGGGAGAACCATGCGAGACATCCATCCCCAAAATCATTGTAGGAGTATCTTTTATAAGCGGAACACGTGAGCAGTGCTCCAGAGCCAACAGAGAATTTATTCCTCCAAGCTATAAGAGTAAACAGACAAAGAGATCAATATATTATGTGTCTAATTCAAAACATGGATATGTTGGTTTCATGCTTTAGTTTAAATCTTGCCTTAGTGTTGATTTTCATTAGGACATTAGTCAGGTATGGATCGCTCAGCTTGGGTGGAGAAATACATTGTGTTGGAATCCCAAAGTCTACCAGAGCTTTTTTCTTCCAAGGCCCTAAACAATGAAAAAGAGTAAAAGACCATAAACTGATATATGAATATATGATCAAAGTCCGAAAGTCTTTGTTAAATTATAGATAACAAAGGCCATACCATAGATATCGGAACCTTTCTTTGGTATGACACAGAGAATGAACTCAGGTGGTTCTTGGAGCTTAGCCTGAATCTGTTCAAACATCTTGTCGACTCTTGCAACAGGTCCTAGTCTTTCAGCTCGCGGATCTTCCTCGATAAGAGTTTTGGGGCGCTCCATATGCTGTACAGATGACATTAACATCAATCTCAAAGACAGTGTAACCTAACATAGTGCTAGAGAGAGAGAGAGAGAGAGAGAGAGAGAGAATGAGTTCAAAGAAAGTAAGATTAGTGTATGGTTTTACTTACAATTCCAGTCTTCTTCCCGACATTGATAAGCTCCCGAGAGATTTGACTAATGTCACAGCGTCCAGAGAAGTTGACAACTAGCCAAGAGTCAATACGTCTAGGATCCAAAAATGACTGGGACAATGAGGACAACCAGGTAAGGAACGTTAGTCCAAGTTGCGGTGATGAAGGAGCAAAACCTTGTAAATGACACATGTTTATAAGGTGGAGAAACAATACCTTTCCTTTGAAGTTCCACCGTCCCTTAAAGGGCATCATGTCCTCACTGTTACCTACCTTTAACTGTTCATCAGGAGAGATTACATTAGGAAGTAGTTAAAGTTAAATTAACTGAAGATGACTCTCTCTTATGTTTACCTTTGGAGTCTCAAGAATGCGGCCGTCCATTTGAATCAGTTGCTTCTCTATAAATATACCACATTCAGCAAGGACAGGATCTTCATCATATTTGTAATTTCGTAAAGCCTGCAATTTTAAATGATCAAGAAGATTATTGCAACATACAACAGAAAAAGGAGCACTTTGGTTACATGGAAAACTTACATCAGTCACACTTTTTATTCTCTCCAGAGGCTTCTGCCTTGATTTTTCCACTAAGGACACTCTCTGCAGTGAAGACAATGCTTTCGTATACCTTTGTAGTGAAATAAGTGAACATAGCTAAAACCACAAGACAAGAGGGGGAACAAAAAATTAGAAATCTCAGATAGAGGGGTTCCAAAGATATAGACTAACACCATATATATGAGCATAACAAATGTGCAGACCTCAATTGGAACATATGTGGGCCTCTTTGGCTTGCCAACATCAAGGCATGGCATGTCTTTTGAATAAGTGAGCTCTATGCCACAGTGTTTGACGAAATATTCATACACTGAAATCTCCACATTCTCCTCCTCATTCGTGCCATCATGACTCCTTAACTTCAGAGTAAAACTTCAGGAAAACAGAAGCAAATTAGCTTTGCAACAAGAAAACCAACAAGGATATTATTATTAGAAAATAGGCGCTTACTACTGATTATAGCAGGTCTTCTCGCTCAACCCAGAGATTTTGTACTCCATGTTACGGTGTCTCGTTGTAACCCTCATATTTTTCAGCATTCTTTTGGCCTGTGTGCAGAATCTTTAGGGACTAAAGTTGATGCTGCATATGAAGCTTAAGGAAGGGATTTAGCATTTCTTACCTTTACCCAGTCAATGTAGCGGGGTTCTCGCACACCCTGGTTGGTTAACAGAAAATCAATAACAGGTCCAGGCGTTACAATCATTGTTGTAGATACATCTGCACAAAGAAATGGAAGCAGCTTTACCAAAAAAAAAAAACAAGTGACAACAGTTGTAGCAGGTCTTAAAAATCAGAAAACAACAAAATATCATACCCATATTCAAGGACAAGCCGCCCTGAGTTGGACGGAAACTGGAATGAAATCCCCGGACACCAGTCACACCTCCTCCAATCTCAACAAAGCTCCTGGAGTCATCATGGAAGAATGACTGTCGTACTAGAAGGCATCCCCTGTGCATGAAAAATGCATTGACCACAGTTAAAGAAACTTTTTTTTTTTTGAGAAAGCAGTTAAAGAAACTTAAAGCACACAAGCTAGTGTACATTTCAATAACAAAAATGCAGCCAATATATACATCTTAGCTGCTTTCTGCCGTAGAATAATATCAAGCACTCTCAATGTATCCTGAGTGTTGTCTACTTCAGCTCCTTGAAGGGCAAGAGCAATTGATTTGAGAGGTATTTTGGCAGCATAACTTATCTCTACATTGAAAGATTTAGAGCGATTGGAACAGCGTTTCATTCTTTTTTCAGTCTCACCAGACTTCCCGTTTTCACTGCTACATAACAATAAACAACAATTGAAAAAACCAAAAGAAGGAATAAACTAAAGAACCATTACAAACACAACTGACTACCTCTTTGCAAATGACTCCTCCAGAACAACAGTGAACTCAAACTTGTTTTGTGGGAGAGGACCGACTGTGTACAAAGCTTTCTCCCCATCATATGCAAACTTTTTACCTCCAAACTCTGAAGAGTATGTTTGATAGAGCTTCTCCACCAGCTTTCTCCCAATTCTCATGCCTTCAACAGGCCTGTTATCTTCATAAGTTATCAGAACCTGCAAAATATAGTAGGACATTGGTACCAAGTCAAATGAAAATTTAGAGTAAACATCCATAAAAAGTGTAGGATAAGGTAAACATACACAGTACTGGTAAAACACAGCATCTGGATTCTTCACAGAAACTTTGAAGTGGTTAGTGCTCAATTGTATGCGGCGCCCTGTAGTTCCACCCCCACGTGGCCTAACCATAATAGAGTGCTTAGGAGGAGCCAGAGCTACGACTTCCGGCTTCCCATTGGGTGGTACGACAGGAGGCGGCGGAGGCAAATCCTCCATCTTGAAAAATATGACCTACCAGAAAATGATAATGAATATTTGTGAGCGAACAATGGACTAATTTCCATCCTCACTGAAACCACTTAGAAGCAAATAGACTAATAAATATACAGTTGCATACCAAAAGCCACCAGAATGTCAGAAAGGACAAACATTTGATAATTCGATAAATGATCAAGTCCTTATATAGTTAGATCACAGAAATGATCTTTGCATGCATAATAAATGGTAAAGCTGCTCAAATTTTGTAACACAAGGAGTTATTCAATTAGAACCAAACAGGACCAGAATCAAGAACAGTGGTAGTAGACTAGTTTAAATGTATAAGACCAGAGCAACAAAACAAGCAAGCTAACTCAAACATCATATCACATACACAGTCAGACTTGGAAATTGAAGAACATAATAGATGAACCATACAAACCCAGAGTGAATAGATTTTGGTAAATGGAGTAAAAGCAGATTCAAACATTTAAAAACGTTATACACATTCTCAATTCTCAACCATAAACCACAAACTAGTCATACATTTGGCATCAAATATTACACCATATTTGAAAATAACAAGAGAAACAAGCCAGGTGCTCAGATATCAAATTTGAACTACTCAAACACCAAA
This genomic interval carries:
- the LOC101302823 gene encoding protein argonaute 16-like → MEDLPPPPPVVPPNGKPEVVALAPPKHSIMVRPRGGGTTGRRIQLSTNHFKVSVKNPDAVFYQYCVLITYEDNRPVEGMRIGRKLVEKLYQTYSSEFGGKKFAYDGEKALYTVGPLPQNKFEFTVVLEESFAKSENGKSGETEKRMKRCSNRSKSFNVEISYAAKIPLKSIALALQGAEVDNTQDTLRVLDIILRQKAAKMGCLLVRQSFFHDDSRSFVEIGGGVTGVRGFHSSFRPTQGGLSLNMDVSTTMIVTPGPVIDFLLTNQGVREPRYIDWVKAKRMLKNMRVTTRHRNMEYKISGLSEKTCYNQYFTLKLRSHDGTNEEENVEISVYEYFVKHCGIELTYSKDMPCLDVGKPKRPTYVPIELCSLISLQRYTKALSSLQRVSLVEKSRQKPLERIKSVTDALRNYKYDEDPVLAECGIFIEKQLIQMDGRILETPKLKVGNSEDMMPFKGRWNFKGKSFLDPRRIDSWLVVNFSGRCDISQISRELINVGKKTGIHMERPKTLIEEDPRAERLGPVARVDKMFEQIQAKLQEPPEFILCVIPKKGSDIYGPWKKKALVDFGIPTQCISPPKLSDPYLTNVLMKINTKLGGINSLLALEHCSRVPLIKDTPTMILGMDVSHGSPGRSDVPSVAAVVGSRNWPLISRYRAAVRTQSPKVEMIDGLYKPLPNGDDDGIIRELLLDFYKTSQGRKPTQIIVFRDGVSESQFNQVLNIELDQIVKAYQHLGEENVPKFTLIIAQKNHHTKLFQSNSPDNVPPGTVVDTKIVHPRIYDFYMCSQAGMIGTSRPAHYHVLLDEIGFSPDDLQNLIHSLSYVYQRSCTAISIVAPICYAHLAAAQVGQFMKFEDLSETSSAKGSVTTSESIPVPELPRLHDKVQGSMFFC